Genomic segment of Panicum virgatum strain AP13 chromosome 2K, P.virgatum_v5, whole genome shotgun sequence:
TACTTTGTTCTAGTTACCAGAGGAAAAACTGCAGATGGAGGCCAGCCTTTGCTTTGGAAACTGGTGAGCCATCAAACACTGATGGCCAAGACTTTGATGAGGACAGTAGTAGTGGCTTCCTTGGTAGGACGAGGCTGGGCAGACTCATCCAAGCTGCAGGAAGGGAGCTGCTTGAAAAACTAAACTCTGGCAGAACCAACTCCCCCACAAAAactttccttctccttcttGGCTTCTACACAGCAAATGCCTTGGCAACAATACTAGGGCAGACTGGAGACTGGGATGTTCTTGTTGCTGGTGTTGTAGTGGCCGCCATTGAGGGAATTGGCATGCTCATGTACAGAAAGCCAATCGCCAGGCCTCCAGGCAGGCTCCAATCATTGATTTCAATGTTGAACTACTGGAAAGCTGGTGTATGTCTAGGCCTTTTCGTGGATGCCTTCAAGGTGGGTAGCTGAGTATATGTGATCATCTTCTGTTTATGTGCCTACAAGTAGAGTTGTTAGTATACTGGGATGATGATAACACCAGGATATTGGTTCCGTGATAGCCATTGCTCATTGCTCAAAATTTTAATGTCAATATATTGTGCTCAAATTCTGGAAGATACGGCTGCTGGTGAAGCAGAAGCTATTTGATTTCTTCAAAGTTGATAGAGACGTTTGTAGCAGATGTTGTTTTATATAAATGTTGCAAGCGGCTAAGCATTATTTGGCCTGTAAAGCGTAGATATGATGTACTTGTTCTTAACTTCCATGTCATTATTTAACCCTAATCTAATATGCATTTGttgtaaaaataaaaagtaATGCTTATGTATCCCTTTTCACGGAGAGTCGGAGAGTATTTTCACTTTGTTAGTTTTTAGCTACAAGTATTTTCTGTTTCCACTCCTTTTAGATAATGAGAAGAGTACCCGATCTTGACCTCAAAAGAGGCTACAGCCGCATGTAATGTACCCTGTTTGTACAGTTCAAATGACTTGGGTATGATCAAATGGGATCGCCCTTCTCATTATTAACTTTGGAAATTTCCGTGTGACGAATGAGTCGTCTATGAAGCATTTTCCTAGTCATTATTAGTATTTATAGATTTCATTTCATGGTCACTTGGTTATACGATTAAACAGGGAATGTGTATTTCTACTACCTCCTCCTGAATGAATTAGCAGAGCTCACAACCCTTGATATCGATCTTTTTTCAACAGGTTATATATGGCATCTACAAATTCATCAGAAAAAAAGTagtaaaaaagagaagaagataGACAAAATTGGCTTAATCTATAGAGTGCACGAGCGGTTTGTAGAAAAAAGGAGAGCAACAACCCCTCAGTACCTGACCTGACCTGACCTATCCTTTCTCCCTCCCCTAGCAATCCCATGTCAGCAGCCAAATCAATCCAACCTATAGCCACCGGAAGATGAGagctccagctcctcctcttcCCGCGCTGCTCTCCCGCTCCTGCTCCTCggccccgcgcctcctcctctcctcttcctcccgcgcgccggccgcctctCGCCCGCCTCGGGCCGTCGCCCGCTCCGTCTCGGTCTCCGtcgaggcgccggcggccgcagcgGAGCCGGCGGTCGCGGGCGGGCCGTccgcgacgccgcgccgccgcctcatcctcctccgccACGGGGAGAGCGCCGCCGGGGGCCGCTCCACCAGAGGTACGTCTGGCGCAGCAGCGCCAGATTGGCTGTGCGCTGGAGGGTTCCAAGAGTTTGTGTGCCAATTTATATGAGTGAAATCATATAGCTCCTTGACTCATGATGAAATGCTGTCTTCTTTCAGAAAGAGGATTTTTCATGTAGTCTAATTATAGAGCTGTTCGGATACGTTTGCCATTTAAGCGAGATGCACTATTGTAGATATTAGTTTGAATTGGTAATTCTGTGAACAAGGGAATCCATTGCTAGAAACCGATATGTGTTTCCCTTTGTTGTTTGCTGGCCTCTTGCATTTCTTTCTGAAGAACAGTGTTTGATATGTGTCCTAATGTCAGATCATGACAGACCTCTAAGCAAGGCTGGGAGAGCTGACGCAATCAGCGTTTCTAATAAACTCCAACAGATGGGGTGGATACCCGAGCTTATCCTGTGCAGGTGTGTTACTATTTGTGTAAGAGAGTATGCATGGATTATCTAGGCTTTACAATACGAATATGGTGCCCATAAATTATCTAACTGAATGggttttgcacctctttcttctttttcattATATTTTTGCAAGCAGGTTTcgattttctatttttccttccTTAATATGCAATTTTGGTGTAGTGTGTCTTACTTGGATCACGATTGTTATAATGTAGCTTTTACTTTAGTGGTTTCATTAGCCTCTCTCCTTTCTTCCCCAAGGGATGGGGTAGGTCTTGCATTTTCTTACATATAATTTGTGTTCATATGTTTGAATATGTAATGCGTCATCAAATGGATTGTTGCACCAGTTTCCTTTTGGCACCAACATGTTTAAGCAGAATGAACCTGCAAGACTATTCTATTATTCATATCATCTTGTTTTTCCACTATGTGTCATTTCTTTCATGGAGCCGGGCTCATATACTGTTGCTCATAAAATTTCTAGTACACTATTTCCTTTTTGTGTTAATCTGTTTTAACAGAATGAATATGTAGAGACTTTTCAATTCCTCCATTACACTATCATCTTGTTTTTTTCAATGAATTATTTCTCAGAGTTGAACATTATTTGCACATTCTATCCTGTTTGTTTAGTGTCTTTGGAAAATAAAGATGATAAAAAATAGTCACATAATTGGATTAACTAATGTGCATAGTAATAAAATATGCCATTCATGTTATTGTTGATAAATCTCTTTCTATGCAGTGATGCAATGCGCACAAAGGAAACTCTTAAGATCCTGCAAGAACATGTTCAGGGATTGTCACAAGCAGTGGTACACTTCATCCCAAGTTTCTACTCAATTGCAGCTATGGATGGCCAAACTGCAGAGCATTTACAAAAGGCAATCTGTGAATATTCGAGCGACGAGATCTTAACTGTCATGTGAGTCGCCTGCAAGTTTTTGTTCATTATCATTTGTTCTTGATGTATGCTTCAAGTTTCTATCACATTCACTTTAAGGCCTGTGCTTGATACCTCGTTGCTAGACATATCATGACACTTCTTTAGGATGATTACTCAGGTGCATGGGTCATAATAAAGGATGGGAGGAAGCAGCCTCTATGTTTTCTGGTGATTCAGTTGTTCTTGAGACATGTAACGCGGCGCTGCTAGAAGCTGCAGGGAAATCATGGGTTGAGGTTAGTTTAGATTTGTTGCAAAGTATTCTTCTTTTCGTCATTTTCCTACATAGTTTTTGTTTAATTCAACTGATTTGCTAAATTTCTACACGACATGGTATGCAGGCTTTTTCTCTGGCTGGTCTTGGGGGATGGAAGCTTCATGGAATTGTAAAGCCATGAATTGTTGTAACTAAAAGCTAGATGTAATTTTTGTAGCTTAATTCTCAGTTTGCACGGTGGCTTGTATGTAGCTCTTTTCTTCCATGTCCGTGAAGGTATTAGCGTGGATAGGTAGATGAGATTAATGCATTTCCACGGTCCATGGGCTCTGTCAGTGTCACTTCTTCAAAAGATGCTCAAGAAAACATAATTAGAAACTAAATAACTGACCATGTATACGAATGAAATAAAACAGCACAAAGTTCCATTTAGCAAGGCATACCACTCCACTACTGGAAAACgggccttcagcaccggttgaagaaGCCTCTAGgtaccggttttccaaccggcaCCCACAAACCGAGACCCTTGGCTCGGGTTTACAAGCCGGTGCCTTTGGCACCCATAGGTACTGGTTGGaaaaaccaaccggtgcctttgaggttgccacgctgacgcaaacGTGCAGCCTTTTTGGTACTGGTTGGTAGTTAAGTTAGCTAGCTATTACAatataacaacaacaacatagttttttttcccaagcaagttgtggtaggctagagatgaaactcgaaagaaataagttcaaggttcaggcacattgatagctagtcttcaagcgctcctatccaaagctatctctttagagatattccaatccttaatgtctctcttaaccgactcatcccacgtcagtttaggtctatctctacccctctttacattatcgacccgctcaagaaccccattacgcaccggcgcctcaggaggccttcgttggacatgtccaaaccatctcagccgatgctgggtaagtttctcctcaattggtgccaccccgactctatcccgaataacttcgttccggactctatccctccttgtgtgcccgcaaaaccaccgcaacatccgcatctctgctacactcagttgctggacatgtcgcctttttgtaggccaacattcagcaccgtataacatcgtcGGACAAATtgatgtcctatagaatttgccttttagcttttgtggcaccctcttgtcacaaaggatgccagaagcttaccgccatttcaaccagccaaccagctgaaattctatgcctaacatcttcatcaatgtcgccatccttttgtagcaccgatcctaaataccgaaaagtatccttctgcaccaccacttgcccatctagactaacgtctcccccctcatgcctagtcgcgctgaaatcgcacatcatgtactcggtcttggtcctactaagtctgaaccctttcgactctaacgtgcgtctccacagctctaacttcctattaacccctgccctactctcgtcaactagcaccacatcatcagcaaagagcatacactaagggatctcaccttgtatatcccttgtgacctcatccatcactaaagcaaataaataagggctcaatgctgacccctggtgtatgcctatgttaataggaaagtcagtggtgttgccatcacatatCCGGACAAacatcgtcgcatccttgtacatatccttaatgagggtaatgtacttagttgggactttgtgcttctccaaggcccaccacatgacatttctcggtactttgtcatatgccttctcaaggtcaatgaagaccatgtgcaagtccttcttctgctccctatatctatccatcaattgtcgtattaagaaaatcgcctccatggttgaccttccaggtatgaacccaaattggttttgggtcacacttgtcactcttcttaggcgatgctcgataaccctctcccaaagcttcatcgtatggctcatcagcttaatcccacggtagttagtacaactttgaacatcgcccttgtttttgaaaataggtactaatatacttctcctccattcttccggcatcttgtttgaccgaaaaatgagattaaaaagcttagttaaccatactattgctctatctcctaggcatctccacacctcaatggggataccatcagggcccatcgctttacctcccttcatcctcttcaaagcctccccgatctctacctcctgaattctcctcacaaaacgtctgttggtatcgtcaaaagagtcatctaactcaagggtagggccctcactctccccattaaacaacttgtcaaagtactctctccatctatccatgatctcctcatccttcactagcagtcgatctgtcccatccttaatgcatttgatttggttgatgtcccttgtcttccgctcgcggatcctagccatcctataaatgtccttctccccttctttcgtgcctagccgctgatacaggtcatcatatgccttaccctttgctacactcacagctcgctttgcaaccctcttcgctaatttatagccctcaatgttggctgcactcttgtcaaggtggaggcgcttgaaacactcctccttcttcttaatagccctttgcacctcgtcattccaccaccaggtgtctttcccctcctgtttgcctcccctactcacgccaaacacctctgaggccaccttccgaacacatgttgccatctttagccacatgtcatctgcgtcttctcctttttcccaaggcccctcacctagcatcctttccttaaacgcttgtgctgCTTCCCCTCTAaacttccaccactttgttctcgcaatcttggcacgtttgtcccggtggacacgtacccgaagacgaaagtccaccaccacaagcttgtgttgagggacaacacactccccaggtatcaccttacaatctaagcaatcacgtctatccttcctcctagcaaggataaagtcgatctggctcgagtgttgtccactacgaaacgtcacaagatgggattccctcttcttaaacatggtattcgctatcaacaagtcataggctaacgcgaagttcaacacatcctccccctcttgactcctgctaacatacccaaaacccccgtgcactcgctcgaaccctacattagtcacACCCACATGgtcgttgagatctcctcctatgaagagtttctcgctggtaggcacggtactaaccatgctatctagatcttcccagaactgcatcttggtgctctcactaaggcctacctgaggggcataggcactgatcacattcaaaactgaatctccaactaccaaccggattaggataatccggtcgccttgccttctaacctctacgactccctccttaaggctcctatcaatcaagatgcctacaccattcctacccagAGTTGTTcctgtgtaccaaagcttgaagccagtatcctcagcctccttcgccttctggcccttccatttagtctcctgaacgcatagaatatttacatgcctcctaattgctgcatcaactagctctcgcaacttacccgttagggaccctacgttccagctacctatacgaatcctagttggttcggctagcttccttacccttcgcacccgtcgagagaagtgcgaagacccttgctcatttttcactacacccgggcgtagatgtagcgcgccattcaggtgatGACctgacccttgctcacttatcatcgtacccaagtcacgatacgacgcgcccttggggggatggagacccggcccttgcccatttatcaccacacccgggttccgatgtagcgcgtcgctaagagggttacgccccaacgagtttcttgtgggtttcaaatccgttagagtggctattttttatgctggtttgccaaaacctaacgcaaccctcctcctttacccgggcttgggaccggctatgctgagacgactcaggagagagagagagagtcgtccagtcagcataggcggagtttAGCTAGCTATTacaatatatat
This window contains:
- the LOC120673884 gene encoding ycf20-like protein, yielding MLLRRGAPPCAPRAMSGGLCGGGGSPPARCCVPFRQAACFLRPTKENSGRDLSYQRKNCRWRPAFALETGEPSNTDGQDFDEDSSSGFLGRTRLGRLIQAAGRELLEKLNSGRTNSPTKTFLLLLGFYTANALATILGQTGDWDVLVAGVVVAAIEGIGMLMYRKPIARPPGRLQSLISMLNYWKAGVCLGLFVDAFKVGS
- the LOC120673875 gene encoding uncharacterized protein At3g52155, chloroplastic-like; the protein is MRAPAPPLPALLSRSCSSAPRLLLSSSSRAPAASRPPRAVARSVSVSVEAPAAAAEPAVAGGPSATPRRRLILLRHGESAAGGRSTRDHDRPLSKAGRADAISVSNKLQQMGWIPELILCSDAMRTKETLKILQEHVQGLSQAVVHFIPSFYSIAAMDGQTAEHLQKAICEYSSDEILTVMCMGHNKGWEEAASMFSGDSVVLETCNAALLEAAGKSWVEAFSLAGLGGWKLHGIVKP